A single genomic interval of Penicillium psychrofluorescens genome assembly, chromosome: 2 harbors:
- a CDS encoding uncharacterized protein (ID:PFLUO_002898-T1.cds;~source:funannotate) has product MDRATSLQGSSRLLLLLLFFLSLISLSLAGSPTSFCKCTCFSNSTIIPLDPAKSTSSSSPLDNVLLKYRRLSAGTESEHMDDGVSEYEKRAAAKYRPLTCNDCNRKFCLDYELPTCKGAKEEDVFTTCFQRDSHKDEAVVFIFIIATASLVAWAALRPWVEKWLEAARERRSYIPVAQPETR; this is encoded by the exons ATGGATCGCGCCACGTCATTACAGGGCAGcagtcggctgctgctgctcctgctgtTCTTTCTCAGCCTTATATCGTTGAGTCTTGCCGGCT CCCCAACCTCCTTCTGCAAATGCACCTGCTTCTCCAACAGCACCATCATCCCCCTCGATCCCGCCAAATCCACCAGCAGCTCCTCGCCCCTCGACAACGTACTCCTCAAATACCGGCGTCTCAGCGCAGGCACGGAATCCGAACACATGGACGACGGCGTAAGCGAGTACGAGAAGCGCGCCGCAGCCAAGTACCGGCCTCTGACCTGCAATGACTGCAACCGCAAGTTCTGTCTGGACTACGAACTGCCAACCTGCAAGGGTgccaaggaagaggatgtcTTTACCACGTGTTTCC AGCGCGATTCGCATAAGGATGAGGCGGTGGTGTTTATTTTCATAATTGCGACGGCGTCGCTGGTTGCGTGGGCGGCGTTGAGGCCGTGGGTTGAGAAGTGGCTCGAG GCTGCGCGCGAGCGGAGATCGTATATCCCGGTGGCTCAACCGGAGACCCGGTAG
- a CDS encoding uncharacterized protein (ID:PFLUO_002899-T1.cds;~source:funannotate): MTEAITRLHITPLTPEILPSVLPASIRQSATDISFHSIPTFLENSYGYVTLPAMEAEKIKKKFNGSILKGKKFKVETARPQKRQRLEEEAGAEKDTKKKSKKRKSEDGVLDGLELPADRKVKRGWTESSTAKSERRKTEKDKEKKKSSKDKKDKTQAKSKYTEKSECLFRTNIPPNRSADDAADDKKAKKKKHSSQGSVVHEFAKTVTQPSFLRDAKESAAPTATFEEGKGWVDALGEVKEPANEKIRKANYHPGKVAGAKEKRNAGSTKSKKKTRATAEPSDASSSEDWTSSSGSSDESADSESEDDTPSSSNASSASSAAEKSAKPAVSSQQEVAGAPETAQESAQEGGSDEPTHEVVTSAKEVHPLEALFKRPGPVAADVPAAPDANAGFSFFGNDDIESEEEEPRIPEPQTPFTKMDLQERGLRSAAPTPDTAMLSRRMKWNDFDEMEDEDEDDVNNTPVAKTRNFEAPQEDTEFVKWFWEHRGENNRAWKKRRRDAGKEQRQRDNRKKGLKGKS; this comes from the coding sequence ATGACAGAAGCAATCACCCGGCTTCATATCACCCCTCTCACCCCGGAGATTCTGCCGTCGGTGCTGCCTGCCTCCATCCGCCAGTCGGCGACAGATATCtccttccattccatccCCACGTTTCTCGAGAACAGCTACGGCTACGTCACACTGCCAGCTAtggaggcggagaagatTAAGAAGAAGTTCAATGGCTCGATTCTGAAGGGCAAAAAGTTCAAGGTGGAGACCGCTCGGCCGCAAAAAAGACAGCgactcgaagaagaggccggGGCGGAAAAGGACACgaaaaagaaatccaagaagcgcaagtccgAGGATGGCGTATTGGATGGTCTTGAGCTTCCCGCAGACCGCAAGGTGAAGCGAGGCTGGACGGAATCAAGCACTGCGAAGAGTGAACGACGGAAGACggagaaagacaaggagaagaaaaaaagcagtaaagacaagaaggacaagacGCAGGCCAAGTCCAAGTACACTGAAAAGTCAGAATGTCTATTCCGCACGAACATCCCACCAAATCGATCTGCCGATGATGCGGCAGACgacaagaaggccaagaaaaagaagcatTCGTCGCAGGGATCGGTTGTCCATGAGTTTGCCAAGACTGTCACACAGCCGAGTTTCTTGCGAGATGCAAAGGAGAGTGCAGCACCTACTGCTACATTTGAGGAGGGAAAGGGCTGGGTGGATGCGTTGGGGGAGGTGAAAGAGCCCGCCAACGAAAAGATCAGGAAGGCCAATTATCACCCGGGGAAGGTTGCAGGTGCTAAAGAGAAACGGAACGCTGGCTCAAccaagagcaaaaagaagacCCGCGCTACGGCGGAGCCATCTGACGCATCATCGTCTGAAGACTGGACCTCCTCCAGTGGCTCATCGGATGAGAGCGCTGACTCGGAAAGCGAAGATGATACGCCCAGCTCGTCCAATGCGTCTTCGGCGTCATCTGCAGCGGAGAAAAGTGCGAAGCCTGCTGTGTCTTCCCAACAGGAGGTAGCCGGCGCTCCGGAGACTGCTCAAGAATCAGCCCAGGAGGGAGGCTCCGATGAACCCACACATGAGGTGGTTACTTCTGCCAAGGAAGTTCATCCACTCGAAGCTCTATTCAAACGGCCCGGTCCGGTTGCAGCTGATGTACCAGCTGCTCCAGATGCCAACGCCGGCTTTAGCTTCTTTGGGAATGATGATATCGAGtctgaagaggaagagccacGAATCCCCGAGCCCCAGACTCCATTCACCAAGATGGATCTCCAAGAACGCGGCTTACGGAGTGCGGCGCCAACGCCAGACACGGCGATGCTTAGTCGACGGATGAAGTGGAACGATtttgatgagatggaagacgaggacgaggacgatgtcaACAATACCCCCGTCGCCAAGACCCGGAATTTTGAGGCTCCGCAAGAGGACACCGAGTTCGTGAAATGGTTCTGGGAGCACCGCGGTGAGAATAACCGGGCGTGGAAGAAACGTCGGCGCGATGCTGGCAAAGAGCAGCGGCAGAGGGACAACCGGAAGAAGGGACTGAAGGGCAAGTCCTGA
- a CDS encoding uncharacterized protein (ID:PFLUO_002900-T1.cds;~source:funannotate) has translation MGNSQTKEARSAAPLRRRSHQWSPAGTSGGSERSPYQHGGRSRGSGPDLSILGIGSSHTRDRDVAALEHRRETKQEREARHLERERTARIKERERSMKEEHVDGGYLVTQGVYVGTEDFGKAVVRQLMIERRMAPFWRGLNDFSDSWAEHQLMAAARGMPIPPPDEIPPELEYKLPKPVETKQPADPANIQHLTVPITARSQSYNSDVSQSSTHVQTPVASGTSTSPLFRTRAKTLAALTGSSRHSSQTDLTPRELQLPKDPFVNGQPIEVYLYKDASECPICFLYYPPYLNRTRCCDQPICSECFVQIKRPDPHPPEHADPNAPPPAAGEEQPESVEGQLVSEPSACPFCVQPEFGVTYAPPPFRRGLTYAADPNIRFSPLITSPVSSTSSLSSANIVAPIPGRRRATSLSVTDPSVVTTDRVRPDWAQKLASARAHAARRSAAATALHTAAYLMNSNGSGGDSRGFSLARRGMRRATADDSIGGRNGSPALNALAFLTERAERTAPRAGAGPLESDTGEEESGNLAPPRASSRRTRIDDLEEMMMMEAIRLSLASEEERRKREEKDIRKEAKRREKEAKKADKVARKTGLYSQNASTSALDIPEMGSGKVASSTSSIDRGDATAAGKGKAVDRVPPAAEDPNQSAPANGASPAEPSSTSQATEQSAAPEGLRPSHLRHVSTSSSISSVMETTPEDRTGCPSSADGSGNPSLEPMFNFRSLAAIIGDEEKNDESVEHVEDTSPKPQADGSSSSAAPSVHQPPAEPAETVKSEPAAAVVEPLVDVPGAQVMLPKELETRSVEITNAPQNPEAPSC, from the exons ATGGGTAACTCACAGACCAAGGAGGCGCGTTCCGCCGCTCCGCTGCGTCGCCGCAGCCATCAATGGTCTCCTGCAGGCACTTCCGGTGGCTCCGAGCGCTCGCCATATCAACATGGTGGCCGTTCCAGAGGCAGCGGACCAGACCTCTCCATTCTCGGAATCGGCTCCAGTCACACCCGTGACCGAGATGTCGCAGCCCTGGAGCATCGACGAGAGACAAAACAGGAGCGAGAGGCACGACACCTGGAGAGGGAACGCACGGCCCGTATCAAGGAACGGGAACGCAGCATGAAGGAAGAGCATGTGGACGGAGGCTACTTGGTGACACAAGGAGTGTACGTAGGGACGGAGGACTTCGGCAAAGCGGTCGTGCGGCAATTGATG ATTGAACGCCGCATGGCCCCATTCTGGAGAGGCTTGAACGATTTTTCCGACTCGTGGGCGGAACATCAGCTCATGGCAGCGGCACGGGGAATGCCCATCCCCCCACCGGATGAGATCCCCCCCGAGCTGGAATACAAGCTGCCCAAGCCCGTTGAAACCAAACAGCCAGCGGACCCAGCCAACATCCAGCACTTGACGGTGCCCATTACGGCACGTTCTCAGTCCTACAACTCTGACGTCTCACAAAGTTCCACCCACGTTCAGACCCCGGTCGCGTCCGGCACATCCACTTCGCCTCTCTTCCGAACGAGGGCAAAGACCCTGGCGGCGCTGACCGGTTCCTCTCGGCACAGCTCGCAGACAGACCTGACTCCGCGAGAGCTGCAGCTGCCAAAGGACCCGTTTGTCAACGGACAGCCGATCGAGGTGTATCTGTACAAAGATGCGAGCGAATGCCCCATCTGCTTCCTTTACTATCCACCATACTTGAACCGTACCCGATGCTGTGATCAGCCCATCTGCTCCGAATGCTTCGTTCAAATCAAGCGTCCAGATCCCCACCCTCCAGAGCACGCAGACCCCAATGCTCCCCCTCCCGCCGCGGGTGAAGAACAGCCCGAGTCCGTCGAAGGTCAACTAGTTTCCGAACCCTCGGCATGTCCCTTCTGCGTTCAACCTGAGTTTGGAGTGACCTATGCGCCCCCTCCGTTCCGCCGCGGCTTGACCTATGCCGCAGATCCCAACATACGCTTTTCTCCCCTCATCACTTCGCCAGTGTCATCAACTTCATCATTATCATCTGCAAATATCGTTGCTCCCATTCCGGGCCGCCGACGCGCTACCTCATTGTCCGTTACTGACCCGTCTGTGGTCACGACCGACAGGGTCCGGCCGGATTGGGCCCAGAAGCTGGCAAGTGCCCGAGCCCATGCGGCCCGTCGGTCTGCAGCTGCAACCGCTCTGCACACCGCGGCGTATCTAATGAACTCGAACGGTTCTGGAGGAGACTCCCGTGGGTTCAGTTTGGCACGCCGAGGAATGCGAAGAGCAACAGCAGACGATTCAATCGGTGGGCGAAACGGCTCACCAGCGCTTAATGCATTGGCTTTTTTAACCGAGCGAGCGGAGCGGACAGCTCCGCGCGCGGGAGCTGGACCTCTTGAATCGGAcactggcgaagaagaatccgGAAATTTGGCACCGCCGCGGGCCAGCTCCAGACGTACCCGCATCGATGAtttggaggagatgatgatgatggaagCTATTCGGCTGAGCttggccagcgaggaggagcgccggaaaagggaagagaaggacaTAAGGAAAGAGGCCAAGcggagggagaaggaagccaaAAAGGCGGACAAGGTGGCACGCAAGACTGGTCTGTATAGTCAAAATGCCAGCACTTCGGCATTGGATATCCCGGAGATGGGGTCAGGAAAGGTGGCCAGCAGCACCTCTTCAATTGATCGTGGCGACGCCACCGCAGCGGGTAAGGGCAAGGCAGTCGATCGAGTGCCTCCAGCCGCAGAGGACCCGAATCAGTCTGCTCCCGCGAACGGTGCCAGTCCAGCAGAGCCGAGCTCTACATCCCAGGCCACCGAGCAGTCCGCAGCTCCTGAGGGGCTACGGCCTTCCCATCTTCGACATGTatcgacatcctcctccatctcttctGTAATGGAAACGACCCCAGAGGATCGCACTGGATGCCCTTCCTCTGCTGACGGAAGCGGCAACCCCTCCCTCGAGCCCATGTTCAACTTCCGAAGCCTGGCCGCTATcattggcgacgaagagaaaaacGACGAATCTGTGGAGCACGTCGAGGACACTTCTCCGAAGCCGCAAGCCGATGGGtcttcctccagcgcagcGCCCTCGGTTCACCAACCCCCAGCGGAGCCGGCAGAGACAGTCAAGTCGGAGCCGGCGGCAGCTGTCGTTGAACCTCTAGTCGATGTGCCAGGTGCCCAAGTCATGTTGCCCAAAGAGCTGGAGACTCGTTCCGTTGAAATCACCAACGCTCCGCAGAATCCGGAGGCGCCCTCTTGTTGA
- a CDS encoding uncharacterized protein (ID:PFLUO_002897-T1.cds;~source:funannotate) → MAIFDADKRPRGLRMPSLSAMKVGSTAPKSQFTLHSMHSMHSKKFSDLYENDLPAIPPPPTATVYPSPPPPRPPPPPSKELPPTPGDQPLPAAPSPPVLPEKSMSPPAPPSKTPTTGLRSANAPARKAPAAGNAFAIEQSATASPPPARPARSTDRLTLDTSSPLQPPSVILSPSASEQSVQSARAAPLRPGRSTDRLALDSPSQPKPLPQSQSQPQLPTYASPKSSPLPKPQPQAQPQPKPLPQPQPQAQPQPKPLPQPQSQAQPQPKPLPQPQSQAQPQPKPLPQPQPPTQSQPAKSTSSGLLCSGSITALEDFDLSPAAVGMGDPFDRTSSDELGPVLDTPPAEAEIPPASLKPVHFLCFQEHRNMPVSKNVWHPVPCMLCQKRDTEIRHRCVFCDLRVCEGCFKTLQKCPRRSLQEMMGSLR, encoded by the coding sequence atggccatcttcgACGCGGACAAACGGCCTCGTGGGCTGCGCATGCCGTCCTTGTCCGCCATGAAAGTCGGCTCCACGGCTCCCAAGTCCCAATTCACCCTGCACAGCATGCATAGCATGCACAGCAAGAAGTTTTCCGATCTCTACGAGAACGACTTGCCGGccattcctccaccacccaccgcAACCGTCTatccctctccgccaccaccacgcccgcctcctccacccagTAAGGAACTGCCACCGACGCCAGGGGATCAGCCACTGCCTgccgcgccgtcgccgccggtACTGCCGGAGAAATCCATGAGCCCGCCCGCCCCGCCTTCCAAGACCCCTACGACCGGTCTGCGCTCCGCTAATGCGCCCGCTCGCAAAGCGCCAGCGGCGGGTAATGCGTTCGCAATTGAACAATCTGCTACTGCTAGTCCGCCGCCTGCACGTCCTGCGCGATCTACAGATCGTTTAACGCTAGACACCTCTTCACCGCTCCAGCCACCGTCGGTGATCCTCTCCCCGTCTGCGAGCGAGCAGTCGGTTCAGTCGGCGCGCGCTGCCCCTTTGCGACCTGGGCGATCTACAGATCGACTTGCGCTCGATTCGCCGTCTCAGCCAAAACCACTACCGCAATCGCAATCCCAACCACAACTACCAACATACGCGTCGCCAAAGTCAAGTCCACTGCCGAAGCCGCAACCTCAAGCACAACCGCAGCCAAAGCCACTCCCGCAACCACAACCTCAAGCACAACCGCAGCCAAAGCCACTTCCCCAGCCGCAATCTCAAGCACAACCGCAGCCAAAGCCACTCCCCCAGCCGCAATCTCAAGCACAACCGCAGCCAAAGCCGCTCCCACAGCCGCAACCTCCAACACAGTCGCAGCCCGCGAAATCCACTTCCTCGGGGCTACTGTGCAGCGGCTCCATTACAGCACTAGAAGACTTCGATCTCTCCCCCGCGGCAGTGGGCATGGGCGACCCATTCGACAGAACATCGAGCGACGAACTGGGCCCAGTGCTTGACACGCCGCCCGCAGAAGCGGAGATCCCGCCGGCATCGTTGAAACCAGTGCATTTCTTATGCTTCCAGGAGCACCGCAACATGCCCGTGTCCAAGAACGTGTGGCATCCCGTGCCCTGCATGTTGTGCCAAAAGCGAGACACTGAGATCCGGCATCGCTGTGTCTTCTGCGATCTACGCGTCTGCGAGGGTTGTTTCAAGACGTTGCAAAAGTGCCCAAGGAGATCCTTGCAGGAGATGATGGGTAGCCTGCGTTGA
- a CDS encoding uncharacterized protein (ID:PFLUO_002894-T1.cds;~source:funannotate) has protein sequence MASVKPTAILIVHGGYFLPPAWDALANRLRKAGFVVQCPRLPSCGDGRPPTAVREHDVAVVRKEAQELIDAGHSILVLAHSYGGMVASDAITQDLYASGGTGVVSLLYLSAWLLQPGDSLEDVFKRHGFQSKVDLGNNGDGTVFAKNAPESFYNDIEFETAEQLARDNVTHNWGAALGPMTGAPWKDLPTTYVHCARDMAILHPLQQSMVQDAVTAGGKLVIETIDTGHCPFLSQPEEIVRIVESHVANVK, from the coding sequence ATGGCAAGCGTAAAACCCACAGCGATACTCATTGTCCATGGCGGTTACTTCCTGCCACCAGCCTGGGACGCGTTGGCCAATCGGCTTCGCAAAGCGGGGTTTGTGGTCCAATGTCCGCGCCTGCCCTCATGCGGTGATGGACGGCCACCAACTGCGGTGCGAGAACACGATGTGGCGGTGGTCCGAAAAGAAGCCCAGGAGCTTATTGATGCGGGCCACTCTATTCTGGTCTTGGCCCATTCTTACGGCGGCATGGTTGCTTCGGATGCTATCACGCAAGACCTGTACGCCAGCGGTGGCACCGGCGTCGTATCTCTGCTCTACCTCAGCGCATGGTTGCTGCAGCCCGGGGACTCACTGGAAGATGTATTCAAGAGACACGGCTTTCAATCCAAAGTAGATCTCGGCAATAACGGAGATGGGACTGTTTTTGCGAAGAACGCGCCCGAATCCTTCTATAATGATATTGAGTTCGAGACGGCTGAGCAGCTCGCCAGAGATAATGTGACCCACAATTGGGGTGCAGCCTTGGGCCCGATGACAGGAGCCCCGTGGAAAGACCTTCCTACGACATACGTGCACTGTGCTCGGGATATGGCGATTTTGCATCCTTTGCAGCAGAGCATGGTCCAGGACGCTGTGACCGCGGGGGGAAAGCTGGTCATTGAGACGATCGACACTGGCCATTGTCCCTTCTTGAGCCAACCGGAGGAGATAGTTCGCATTGTGGAATCACATGTGGCCAATGTAAAGTAA
- a CDS encoding uncharacterized protein (ID:PFLUO_002893-T1.cds;~source:funannotate), producing MPRAFQILQTRSLFVFDIYGLGIYIKESTSLIQENKYFVTPLIPTNIHHEDEYLFLDRAASFGARASYTDAGAHTRTFFINPVFIRDFIHVFTRDLIRNPIRNSIRDKDKLRTWRLYLPIAASSSGSAKQVSATAVAGCRGYQNPDWFYWNTASSYLVMKAPPTSTPCAKTSGSEHCRTELREADPSSWSPSGTNTMTVKLKVAQADDGDYGTVIGQVFSASFSKPLIELYYDPQGVVTVGLETTTSGGHEKFKQIGTIPQNTVFTYELNYSNDELTVSLNGGTAHQFSVKALGTPDAYFKVGDYNQGKNVASEVDIYSINVVHS from the exons ATGCCACG GGCGTTTCAAATTCTCCAGACACGAAGTTTGTTTGTCTTTGATATATATGGTCTGGGTATATATATCAAGGAATCGACCTCCCTGATCCAGGAGAACAAGTACTTCGTTACCCCACTGATCCCAACCAACATCCACCATGAAGACGAATATCTTTTCCTCGATCGTGCTGCTTCCTTCGGTGCTCGTGCTAGCTACACCGATGCGGGAGCACATACACGCACCTTTTTCATCAATCCGGTCTTCATCCGTGACTTCATCCATGTCTTCACCCGCGACCTCATCCGCAACCCCATCCGCAACTCCATCCGGGACAAAGACAAGCTGCGCACCTGGCGGCTATAT CTCCCCATCGCGGCATCCAGCAGCGGATCCGCCAAACAAGTCTCCGCAACAGCTGTTGCCGGCTGCAGGGGCTACCAAAACCCAGACTGGTTCTACTGGAACACCGCCAGCTCCTACCTTGTGATGAAGGCGCCGCCGACCAGCACGCCCTGCGCCAAAACATCCGGCAGCGAGCATTGCCGCACCGAGCTCCGCGAGGCAGACCCGTCGAGCTGGAGTCCCTCCGGAACCAACACGATGACCGTCAAGCTCAAGGTCGCGcaggccgatgatggcgacTACGGCACTGTCATCGGGCAGGTGTTTTCGGCAAGCTTTTCAAAGCCTCTTATCGAGCTCTACTACGACCCCCAGGGAGTTGTGACTGTCGGTCTGGAAACGACGACGTCGGGAGGACATGAGAAATTCAAGCAGATTGGAACCATTCCGCAGAATACCGTCTTTACCTATGAGTTGAACTACTCGAATGATGAGCTCACGGTGTCTCTGAATGGAGGGACGGCCCACCAGTTCTCTGTCAAGGCGTTGGGTACGCCGGATGCCTACTTCAAGGTTGGTGACTATAATCAGGGGAAGAATGTGGCTAGTGAGGTTGATATCTACTCGATTAATGTGGTGCACTCCTGA
- a CDS encoding uncharacterized protein (ID:PFLUO_002895-T1.cds;~source:funannotate) produces MTLARSISLCLFLFLASAQAAIVNLGYASYKGRSLSNGVSQWLGVRFAAAPVGPLRFAAPQDPPKQHGVQLANQHGDICIPTADYPIPSGTSEDCLFLDVYAPTGAASAGAKLPVFFWIQGGGFAADSNPNYNGSALIEASEKNIVIVTFNYRVGPYGFLAGEEVQEHASLNNGLKDQLKALEWVQKHISKFGGNPDHVVIGGDSAGGASVTLLLSAYGGRDDGLFHAAAAESQSFATMFNVTGSQFAYNNLAARTGCNTSKDSLACLRNLNVTALQKQNINTPFPGAPGSPLYLYGPTVDGDLVQDDTYKLFAEGKFIKVPVIFGDDTNEGTIFVPQSTNSTRDADAFIKDQFPAITHSQLATINKIYLNPWQTEPFPNAGIYWRPAATAYGEMRYICPGIDLSSIYAAAGLPSWNYHYAVLDPTSEREGYGVSHTIETNAIWGPDMVSGTPPASYYTINAPIIPVMQGYWTSFIRSMNPNTHRDPSTPEWETWGHGQDAYRRIFLRTNQTAMETVPMDQRQRCRFLTGIGGQLHQ; encoded by the exons ATGACGCTCGCTCGCTCCATCTCTCTgtgcctcttcctctttctgGCCTCTGCGCAGGCCGCAATCGTCAACCTGGGCTATGCCAGCTACAAGGGCCGCTCGCTATCCAACGGCGTCTCGCAATGGCTCGGGGTTCGCTTTGCCGCAGCGCCCGTCGGCCCTCTGCGCTTCGCAGCACCGCAGGATCCTCCCAAACAGCACGGTGTCCAACTGGCAAACCAA CATGGGGACATCTGTATTCCCACTGCGGACTACCCGATTCCAAGTGGGACCTCGGAGGACTGTCTCTTCCTAGATGTCTACGCCCCCACCGGGGCAGCCAGTGCCGGTGCCAAGCTGCCGGTCTTTTTTTGGATCCAAGGTGGCGGGTTTGCGGCGGACTCTAACCCGAACTACAACGGGTCTGCCCTGATCGAGGCCTCGGAGAAAaacatcgtcatcgtcacTTTCAACTACCGTGTCGGTCCCTATGGCTTCTTGGCTGGCGAAGAGGTCCAGGAACACGCAAGTCTAAATAATGGTCTGAAAGATCAACTCAAGGCGCTGGAATGGGTGCAAAAACATATCAGCAAG TTCGGCGGTAATCCCGACCacgtcgtcatcggcggtGACAGTGCTGGAGGGGCATCTGTAACTCTGCTGCTTTCTGCCTACGGTGGTAGAGACGATGGTCTGTtccacgccgccgccgcggagTCGCAGAGCTTCGCCACCATGTTCAACGTGACGGGCAGCCAATTCGCGTATAACAACCTCGCCGCCCGCACGGGGTGCAACACGAGCAAAGACAGCCTGGCATGTCTGCGCAACCTGAACGTTACCGCCCTGCAGAAGCAAAACATCAACACGCCCTTCCCCGGTGCCCCTGGCTCGCCGCTGTATCTCTACGGGCCCACAGTAGACGGCGACTTGGTGCAAGACGATACATATAAACTCTTCGCGGAGGGCAAGTTCATCAAAGTCCCCGTGATTTTCGGCGACGACACGAACGAAGGCACGATCTTCGTCCCGCAGAGCACAAACAGCACGCGCGATGCCGACGCATTCATCAAGGACCAGTTCCCCGCCATCACACACTCGCAACTCGCAACCATCAACAAAATCTACCTGAACCCGTGGCAGACAGAGCCATTCCCCAATGCCGGGATCTACTGGCGTCCCGCAGCGACGGCCTACGGTGAAATGCGGTACATCTGTCCCGGAATCGACCTGTCATCCATctacgccgccgccggcctGCCGAGCTGGAACTACCACTACGCCGTGCTGGACCCGACATCCGAGCGCGAGGGCTACGGCGTCTCGCACACGATCGAAACAAATGCCATCTGGGGACCAGATATGGTCAGCGGCACGCCGCCTGCGTCGTACTATACCATCAACGCGCCTATCATCCCCGTCATGCAGGGATACTGGACCAGCTTTATCCGGTCGATGAACCCCAATACGCATCGTGATCCGTCTACTCCGGAGTGGGAGACTTGGGGACACGGTCAGGATGCGTATCGGCGGATTTTCCTCCGGACGAACCAGACGGCTATGGAGACTGTGCCGATGGATCAGCGCCAGAGGTGTAGGTTTTTGACGGGCATTGGTGGGCAGTTGCATCAGTAG
- a CDS encoding uncharacterized protein (ID:PFLUO_002896-T1.cds;~source:funannotate) gives MPSPDDEEDDYMSMVIEEPVQQKETFTQRKRREQRESEARAKVPSKAERAAQEAARREEALATSTLDPSNKGFQMMAKLGFKPGESLGKRETAAPASEDSTPLAEGRRPGLGLGAARSEPLNLVFKEDRGGIGLDSEKKRKIREDAAEAVKKIKHEEGDYRDRVREERELRRTEAQVRAAQKVAERLDGEAEGEPLSSASPAERDNEDGQDDVDNDEDDGGNKHQAKNDAKPPDEHATPEASHRKNKKPSVKPTAKLNVLYRGLVREREERERDLHARHALQTSLPSSFFPNPHLPTYDDDTLERDDRKALGLRLDPHTATFEQELEEEDPELDAFNALDPAEKLQKLVVFLRETYRYCFWCKYRYETDEELEGCPGLTEEDHD, from the exons ATGCCGTCCcccgacgatgaagaggacGACTACATGTCAATGGTAATCGAGGAGCCCGTACAGCAGAAAGAAACCTTTACTCAGCGGAAGCGGCGCGAACAACGCGAG TCCGAAGCCCGCGCCAAAGTCCCCTCCAAAGCCGAGCGCGCCGCGCAAGAAGCCGCCCGCCGCGAAGAAGCCCTAGCCACCAGCACGCTCGACCCCTCCAACAAGGGATTccagatgatggcgaagCTGGGGTTCAAGCCCGGCGAATCACTCGGCAAACGCGAGACAGCAGCTCCTGCATCCGAAGATAGCACACCGCTGGCCGAGGGCCGGCGCCCGGGCCTGGGTTTGGGCGCTGCTCGGTCGGAGCCGCTGAATCTCGTGTTCAAGGAGGATCGCGGCGGCATTGGGTTggacagcgagaagaagcgTAAGATCCGGGAAGATGCAGCTGAGGCAGTGAAGAAAATCAAGCACGAGGAAGGTGATTATCGTGATCGTGTTCGGGAGGAGCGTGAGCTGCGCCGGACGGAGGCACAGGTGCGTGCTGCGCAGAAGGTGGCGGAGAGGCTGGATGGTGAGGCGGAAGGGGAGCCATTATCGTCAGCGTCACCAGCGGAGAGGGATAACGAAGACGGGCAAGACGACGTCGAcaacgacgaggacgacggTGGGAATAAGCATCAAGCCAAGAATGACGCAAAGCCTCCTGATGAGCACGCCACACCGGAAGCATCGCACCGCAAGAATAAGAAACCAAGCGTCAAGCCGACTGCCAAGCTGAATGTACTCTATCGCGGTTTGGTacgagagcgagaagagcgagaacgCGATCTCCACGCCCGCCACGCCCTCCAAACCTCgctgccctcctccttcttccccaacccGCACCTCCCCACATACGACGACGACACTCTCGAACGAGATGACCGGAAAGCCCTGGGCCTCCGGCTCGATCCGCATACCGCTACATTTGagcaggaactcgaggaggaggaccCGGAGCTGGACGCCTTTAATGCCTTGGACCCtgcggagaagctgcagaaACTGGTTGTCTTCCTCCGTGAGACATATCGGTATTGCTTCTGGTGTAAGTATCGCTacgagacggacgaggagTTGGAGGGCTGTCCTGGCCTTACGGAGGAGGATCATGATTGA